The Vigna unguiculata cultivar IT97K-499-35 unplaced genomic scaffold, ASM411807v1 contig_544, whole genome shotgun sequence genome window below encodes:
- the LOC114172423 gene encoding uncharacterized protein LOC114172423, protein MEPESTIHVLKGCPWASGIWLLCPLALHTQQMQALNFSDWVKEMGKCLDEEQLELMLVVAWALWSDINLLLFQDIQNYPVDVVNKAISFFEEYKKEKLKIVQTPIGWQAPPHGVYKMNTDAAIFNQPSKGLAACFIPPFPHLSHVPLI, encoded by the coding sequence ATGGAGCCTGAATCTACCATTCATGTTTTAAAGGGCTGCCCCTGGGCATCTGGCATTTGGCTACTCTGCCCATTAGCCCTTCATACTCAACAGATGCAGGCTCTCAACTTCTCAGATTGGGTGAAGGAGATGGGGAAGTGTCTTGATGAAGAGCAGCTGGAACTTATGCTAGTAGTTGCATGGGCTTTATGGAGTGATATAAATTTGCTGCTGTTCCAGGACATACAGAACTATCCTGTGGATGTGGTGAACAAAGCAATCAGCTTCTTCGAAGAGTATAAGAAGGAGAAGCTAAAAATAGTGCAAACACCTATAGGTTGGCAGGCCCCACCCCATGGTGTTTATAAGATGAATACTGATGCTGCAATTTTTAACCAGCCCAGCAAGGGATTGGCTGCTTGCTTCATCCCGCCCTTCCCTCACCTGTCCCACGTGCCATTGATTTAG